Genomic DNA from Leptospirillum ferriphilum:
AGAATCAATGGAATGCCCTGACCTGGCCGAAACCTCCCGCTGATCCGGAAGGAACAGTCAATCCCCCTCCGGAAGGAGATTGACGGATTCGGGCGTCGATGCCTTCAGAACAGCTCCCTCCAGAGGGAAGGGTCCGGATTCGGGTCCGTCCGGGAAAAAAGAAAGACGTTCTCTTCCTTTCGGGTGAAGAATTTTCTGCCGATCTTTCCGCCCCAGCCCGTGAAGGAGCGGCCAATGATCGTCTCCTCCGGAATCTCTCTCAATGGCTTGCCTGGCCTGTTTCAAAAATCCGGCTTGAAAAAGGCCAGGCATCCCGTCTGAAAACAATTGTGATCGCAGGAATGACCGGGGAGGAGATCCGAAAAAGGCTTCTTGCCTGTGTCCGGGCTTCCCCGAACAAAGACTAATCGAAGGTGAGCGTTTCGCTTCGCACGCCCTGTCCATCGTCAATTCTGATCTGAAAGGTGATCGAGTCAACGGGGGAGCCTCCAAGCCAAAGCGTTCTTTCTGCGGTTTCGCCCGGAGAGAGCGGTTCGAAAAGAAGATAGGCGGGAGGAAGCTTTAACGGGATCACCGAACCGTTCCCGATTTTGTAACTCGCTCCGATCAGCTGATATTTCACCGGGGTCTTTCCGCTCAGATGAGTCTTGAAGTAGGCCACCGAAGGGCTCAGCATCATCTGGAAGGTCAGGGTCCAGCCGTTCCCGTGAATCTCCCGGAAAGTCGTCCGCGTGCTGATGCTTCTTTTCGAAACAGGTGTGTGGGCCATCCACAGCGGTGTGCTCCGGAAGCCGACGACCGAACCGCCGATGCCTGCGACGAGAAGGAGACCGATGACGATATAGATGGCAATCGTGACCGGACTGAATCCGGGTTCCTCCCGGGGACGGCTCGGACTGAAAAATTCCTCGTCGGGCAATTCCTGGAATCCGGACCCGTTTCCAGGCTGGTCGGTTTTCCTTTGGACGGGGGGATCTTTTTGTTGTTTGTTGGAAGTGGACATGGGACTCCGGTTAAGGCGTGACGCGGTGGTCTGTGTAGGAAAGTCTGCCGGAAAAATCGTATCCGGCCCTACATCTCCTGAACCTTGTCATTTTACCCGATCATCCGAAAAAAGGGCAAGGAAAAACACGTATTTCCCGTACAGTGCTTTTGCTAGAGGGTTTGTGCAGAGAAGGATTGAAATTCCTTTTCCTGAAATTCAGGGTTTTCCCTCCGATAAGTCATACGGGTGATCCTTAAGTCTTGCCTCTGGTTGGCTCTTGACCAGAAAAGTTTTCTTTTTCTGGATCAAGGCCAGTAATTCCCTGATCAGTTGAGCGGGAGGATTGTTGTCCAGGCACTTTCGTTCTTTCAGGTGGAGAT
This window encodes:
- a CDS encoding DUF167 domain-containing protein, producing MPSEQLPPEGRVRIRVRPGKKKDVLFLSGEEFSADLSAPAREGAANDRLLRNLSQWLAWPVSKIRLEKGQASRLKTIVIAGMTGEEIRKRLLACVRASPNKD